In one window of Actinomycetota bacterium DNA:
- a CDS encoding stage V sporulation protein S: MEVLKVSSKSNPNSVAGALAGIIREQGAVEIQTVGAGALNQAVKAVAIARGFIA; encoded by the coding sequence GTGGAAGTCCTCAAGGTCTCCAGCAAGTCCAACCCCAATTCCGTTGCCGGAGCGCTCGCCGGGATCATCCGCGAGCAGGGTGCCGTCGAGATTCAGACAGTCGGTGCGGGCGCACTCAATCAGGCCGTCAAGGCGGTCGCGATCGCTCGGGGATTCATCGCT